Proteins encoded by one window of Shewanella avicenniae:
- the gmhB gene encoding D-glycero-beta-D-manno-heptose 1,7-bisphosphate 7-phosphatase: MQQKFGRYSVKKAVFLDRDGVINVDSGYVHTIDDFEYVEGVFEACLALKQQGYLLVVVTNQSGIARGLYSEDEFQQLTEWMDWNFADKGVDLDGIYYCPHHPENGVGEYKQDCDCRKPKPGMLISAQRFLKIDMSQSVMIGDKADDMRAAIAADIPTRILVRSGKETTSEAEQLASVVLNSIADVPAYLQQKR; this comes from the coding sequence ATGCAACAGAAGTTCGGGAGATACAGCGTGAAAAAAGCAGTATTTTTGGATCGGGACGGAGTAATTAACGTCGATTCAGGTTATGTCCATACCATTGATGACTTTGAATACGTAGAAGGCGTATTCGAAGCATGTCTGGCACTCAAGCAACAAGGTTATCTATTAGTCGTAGTAACCAATCAATCTGGTATTGCGCGTGGACTCTATTCAGAAGATGAATTCCAGCAATTGACCGAGTGGATGGATTGGAACTTTGCCGACAAAGGTGTCGATCTCGACGGTATCTATTATTGTCCGCATCATCCAGAGAACGGCGTAGGCGAATATAAGCAGGATTGTGATTGTCGCAAACCCAAACCCGGTATGCTAATCAGCGCGCAACGTTTTCTCAAAATCGACATGAGCCAAAGCGTAATGATTGGCGACAAAGCTGACGACATGCGGGCGGCAATTGCGGCCGACATTCCTACGCGGATTTTAGTTCGTAGCGGTAAAGAAACGACCTCAGAAGCCGAGCAACTCGCATCTGTGGTACTCAATTCCATCGCCGATGTGCCAGCGTATTTACAGCAAAAGCGCTGA
- the corA gene encoding magnesium/cobalt transporter CorA, whose translation MITAYIYQHQQLKIIELTTSDAIPKDTLWLDLYRPDELEREWLAKYSVEEVPDEEDINEIEASARFYQNSDGLHINSLFPQRVGQDVRGVNVSFNLRTNFLLTIREEDVGLIRLLRNYLRLGRIDVKTPQGLFLELFNLKVEYLSDLIEDVYTVLENVSQQVFESDELDDIFRMITLQEDSNGKIRLSLLDTQRSLRYMQKYYRRELLEEEMKDMREMLSDIESLMPHSQFIFDKLNFLLDAAMGFSGLQQNKIIKIFSVAAVVFLPPTLIASSYGMNFKHMPELDWYVGYPLAIVLMLASAAGTYLFFRRKGWL comes from the coding sequence ATGATTACCGCTTATATTTATCAACATCAGCAGCTAAAAATCATTGAACTCACGACATCAGATGCTATTCCCAAAGACACTCTTTGGTTAGATCTCTATCGCCCTGACGAGTTAGAGCGTGAGTGGTTGGCTAAATATTCGGTTGAGGAAGTGCCTGATGAAGAAGATATTAACGAAATTGAAGCGTCAGCACGTTTTTACCAGAATAGCGACGGTTTACACATCAATTCATTGTTTCCGCAGCGTGTAGGGCAAGATGTACGAGGGGTTAACGTATCCTTTAATTTGCGTACGAATTTTTTACTGACAATTCGTGAAGAGGATGTAGGACTTATACGTCTGTTGCGTAACTATTTGCGCTTAGGACGAATTGACGTCAAGACGCCTCAGGGGTTGTTCCTTGAGTTGTTTAACCTCAAAGTCGAATATTTATCTGACTTAATCGAAGACGTTTATACGGTGTTGGAAAACGTTAGTCAGCAGGTGTTCGAAAGTGATGAGCTAGACGATATTTTCCGTATGATTACCTTGCAGGAAGACTCGAATGGAAAAATCCGTTTGAGTTTGCTGGATACCCAGCGTTCCTTGCGATATATGCAAAAGTATTACCGCCGCGAATTGCTCGAAGAAGAGATGAAAGATATGCGTGAAATGCTATCCGATATCGAGTCTTTGATGCCTCACAGTCAGTTTATCTTCGATAAATTGAATTTCTTGTTGGACGCCGCAATGGGTTTCAGTGGTTTACAACAGAATAAAATTATCAAAATCTTCTCGGTTGCTGCGGTCGTGTTCCTACCACCCACGCTGATTGCAAGTAGCTATGGCATGAACTTTAAGCACATGCCTGAATTAGATTGGTATGTAGGTTATCCATTGGCTATCGTGTTGATGCTAGCCAGTGCGGCTGGTACATATCTGTTCTTTAGACGTAAAGGGTGGCTATAA
- a CDS encoding DUF3135 domain-containing protein, whose amino-acid sequence MKDLPDFDTLMWMAKHRPEELNQLQSSMSEELINSAGGNQSQLRAVKEHLNRRLELCTNPYQRCITTVSMMRTKFGALADVLRDPEHFRSHRAEVIQLNRKTG is encoded by the coding sequence ATGAAAGATTTACCAGACTTTGATACGTTGATGTGGATGGCAAAACATAGGCCTGAAGAGCTAAATCAGTTGCAGTCATCCATGTCGGAAGAGCTGATTAACAGCGCTGGCGGCAATCAATCTCAACTCCGGGCGGTGAAGGAACACCTTAACCGCCGGCTCGAACTCTGCACCAATCCTTATCAACGTTGTATTACCACAGTGTCTATGATGCGTACTAAGTTTGGTGCACTTGCCGATGTGTTGCGAGACCCCGAACATTTCAGAAGTCATCGAGCAGAGGTGATTCAACTTAATCGTAAAACGGGTTGA
- a CDS encoding HD-GYP domain-containing protein has translation MGNSRFVSINQLQVGNYVRLPLSWKDHPFLFSSFRIKQQAQIELIKKLGLDSVYVDISKSDVPPLDNDNEAGADISAQEVDELHVKMEHYKAERIEILKKMRRDLNKTEENFDRSLARMRNLINKLRSRPLNAIDEGKELISDITDELLATDNLVLHLMADQKKDDGIYYHSLNVAVLSMLIAKQLEWPRADIEAMGLGALFHDVGKLKLPTQLLRKKEALSAPEQNLLNQHPLLGTELIKLVDNFPQAATDVIVNHHEYLDGSGHPRNLKADQLSKHAQLAAAVNKYDTLCHPSSGQSGKTPYAALGYLYKYSKGKLNQEVVGTLIKMLGIYPPGSVVELTSGQFGLVMSVNLDKLLYPRILVYDPMVPKDQAPIIDLEAEGLKITRCIPATALPENIYKYLNPRERISYYFGSDSKG, from the coding sequence ATGGGTAATAGTCGTTTCGTTTCCATAAATCAGCTGCAAGTCGGTAACTATGTCAGACTCCCTTTATCGTGGAAGGATCACCCGTTCCTTTTCAGCAGCTTTCGAATCAAACAACAAGCACAGATAGAGCTTATCAAGAAATTAGGACTGGATTCGGTTTATGTAGACATCTCCAAAAGCGACGTTCCACCGCTAGATAACGATAATGAAGCTGGAGCAGATATTTCAGCTCAGGAAGTCGATGAACTCCATGTCAAAATGGAGCACTACAAAGCTGAGCGTATCGAAATACTTAAAAAAATGCGTCGGGATTTAAACAAAACCGAAGAGAATTTCGATCGTTCTCTGGCTAGAATGCGAAATCTAATCAATAAGCTACGATCACGCCCATTAAATGCGATAGACGAAGGCAAAGAGTTAATTTCTGACATTACAGATGAATTACTGGCGACGGATAACCTCGTACTACATCTAATGGCAGATCAAAAGAAAGACGATGGTATTTATTATCATTCGCTAAACGTTGCAGTGCTTTCGATGTTGATAGCAAAACAACTCGAATGGCCAAGAGCAGATATTGAAGCGATGGGCTTAGGGGCGTTGTTTCACGATGTCGGAAAACTTAAACTACCAACACAATTGTTGCGTAAGAAAGAAGCTCTTTCAGCCCCAGAACAGAATCTGCTCAATCAACATCCCCTGCTTGGGACTGAACTCATCAAGCTTGTTGACAATTTTCCACAAGCTGCAACTGACGTGATTGTGAACCATCATGAATACTTAGATGGCAGCGGACATCCAAGAAATCTGAAAGCAGATCAACTCTCGAAACATGCGCAACTCGCTGCTGCGGTAAATAAATACGATACACTGTGCCATCCTTCTTCAGGGCAAAGTGGAAAAACGCCATATGCGGCGCTGGGGTATTTATATAAATATTCGAAAGGGAAATTAAATCAAGAAGTTGTCGGAACGCTAATCAAAATGCTCGGCATTTATCCACCAGGTTCTGTCGTTGAGCTAACCTCAGGTCAGTTTGGACTCGTGATGTCGGTGAATCTCGACAAACTGTTATACCCGCGTATTCTCGTCTACGATCCAATGGTGCCTAAAGATCAAGCACCGATCATCGACTTGGAAGCCGAAGGGCTGAAAATAACGCGTTGCATTCCAGCTACAGCATTACCGGAAAATATCTATAAATACTTAAACCCAAGAGAAAGAATCAGTTACTACTTTGGCTCTGACTCAAAGGGATAA
- a CDS encoding 2OG-Fe(II) oxygenase: MDFIEVFPNAISDALCERIITIFDQHPQVRQGRTGLGVDEAKKLSTDITLDRHQDLLPLRDEILAQTFSAICDYFDKYSLALMGAVAMQVSDENGHIVTLSLDNYQRFGHPRAASLVKYLYRSGELNIQKYPKGKGGYPHWHSEQYPQLPDNEALHRVVLFMVYLNDVTEGGETEFYYQKKKLIPKRGTLVIAPAGFTHSHRGNVPISDDKYIVTSWIMFNRAEQLYRR; the protein is encoded by the coding sequence ATGGATTTTATAGAAGTTTTTCCTAACGCAATTTCTGACGCGCTATGTGAGCGAATTATCACCATATTTGACCAACATCCTCAAGTTCGACAAGGTCGTACAGGCCTCGGTGTTGATGAAGCTAAAAAGCTAAGTACAGATATCACGCTTGATCGGCACCAAGACTTGTTACCGTTACGAGACGAGATACTTGCGCAAACTTTCTCTGCCATTTGCGATTATTTTGATAAATACTCACTGGCGCTGATGGGAGCCGTTGCAATGCAAGTCTCTGATGAGAATGGTCATATTGTGACTTTATCGCTTGATAATTATCAGCGCTTCGGACATCCTCGAGCGGCTTCGCTGGTTAAGTATCTTTATCGCAGTGGCGAGTTGAATATTCAAAAATATCCCAAAGGAAAGGGCGGTTATCCTCATTGGCATTCAGAACAATATCCGCAGCTGCCGGATAACGAAGCTTTACATCGTGTCGTGTTGTTTATGGTGTATCTGAATGATGTCACAGAGGGCGGCGAAACAGAGTTTTACTACCAGAAAAAGAAACTCATCCCCAAAAGGGGAACCTTGGTGATAGCGCCAGCAGGTTTTACCCATAGCCATCGCGGTAACGTGCCAATCAGTGACGACAAATACATCGTCACATCTTGGATAATGTTTAATCGTGCCGAGCAGCTATATCGCCGTTAA
- a CDS encoding ATP-binding protein has translation MQLNLKPKKRLLTRMFLTSLSIIALVGFGLAWMVNILHAQNSYNEETAKLIAEIPQVAAELREHDLIPDTSAWLEENSTKQPYVMASCDDRFKQVWTSALAVDRGLFDICERFNAIRDEIPPYYLNMNDQRGYFAYLLSVDIASIHYNLLVLKDAERIEQESTKFAKRTYLRLALVLALALLLLVSAAYWGMQPLGKMRNELKAIIQGKTGSLSGGYPIELEGITQALNELIRQSGEQQQRYQNAMNDLAHSLKTRLAAVHAITDDEQLSRKELCEKVMEQVSQMDQLVKYQLKRAMLGRKGLKKEATYIAPLVDQLAQMLFKVYRDKNVTFAADISQQLSFPGEQGDLMELVGNLMENAFRLCISTVKVSARANRQQLEILVEDDGLGVEEGLKQKIIQRGVRADTQSAGQGIGLAVCNEIVDSYGGVLSIESSSLEGACFRITIPLV, from the coding sequence ATGCAATTAAACCTCAAACCCAAAAAGCGCCTATTAACGCGGATGTTTTTGACATCATTGTCAATCATCGCGTTAGTGGGCTTTGGCTTAGCATGGATGGTGAACATTCTTCATGCACAAAACTCTTACAACGAAGAAACAGCGAAGCTGATTGCTGAAATTCCTCAAGTTGCCGCCGAGTTGAGAGAACATGATTTAATCCCTGACACCAGTGCTTGGCTCGAGGAAAACAGCACCAAACAGCCTTACGTCATGGCATCGTGTGACGATCGATTTAAACAGGTATGGACCTCTGCATTAGCAGTCGATCGGGGGCTGTTTGATATTTGCGAGCGCTTCAATGCAATTCGCGACGAAATTCCGCCCTACTACCTCAATATGAATGATCAGCGCGGCTATTTCGCTTATCTTCTTTCAGTCGACATAGCCTCTATTCATTACAATTTACTCGTCCTGAAAGATGCTGAGCGAATTGAACAAGAATCCACCAAATTTGCCAAACGTACATACTTGCGGCTCGCACTTGTACTCGCGCTCGCGTTGCTGCTGCTGGTCAGTGCCGCCTACTGGGGTATGCAGCCGTTAGGCAAAATGCGAAATGAACTGAAAGCGATTATCCAGGGTAAAACAGGCTCATTGTCTGGTGGTTATCCGATTGAGCTAGAGGGAATTACTCAGGCGCTTAACGAACTGATCAGGCAATCAGGTGAACAACAACAACGTTATCAGAATGCGATGAATGATCTGGCCCATAGCCTTAAGACACGTTTAGCCGCAGTGCATGCCATTACTGACGATGAACAGCTGTCACGCAAGGAGCTGTGTGAAAAAGTGATGGAACAAGTTAGCCAGATGGATCAGTTGGTCAAATATCAACTTAAACGCGCCATGCTTGGGCGTAAAGGCCTCAAAAAAGAGGCAACCTACATAGCGCCATTAGTAGACCAACTGGCGCAAATGTTGTTCAAAGTATACCGCGACAAAAATGTCACCTTTGCCGCCGACATCAGTCAACAATTGAGCTTCCCGGGAGAACAAGGTGATTTGATGGAATTAGTCGGAAATCTCATGGAGAACGCGTTTAGATTATGCATCTCTACCGTAAAAGTCAGTGCTAGAGCCAATAGACAGCAACTTGAGATTTTAGTAGAAGATGATGGTCTAGGCGTTGAAGAAGGGCTTAAACAAAAAATCATTCAACGCGGTGTACGTGCCGATACACAATCGGCGGGCCAAGGTATCGGCCTCGCCGTCTGTAATGAAATTGTTGATAGCTATGGCGGCGTGCTGTCAATTGAATCATCATCTTTGGAAGGCGCCTGCTTCCGCATTACTATTCCGCTGGTGTAA
- a CDS encoding response regulator, with product MRILVVEDDPLLSHHLKVQLSELGNQVQVAATAKEGFYQATDYPIDVAIIDLGLPDQDGISLIKQLREADLKAPVLILTARVNWQDKVEGLNAGADDYLVKPFQKEELVARLDALVRRSAGFVKPLINSGELSLDLAAKQVTMSGELMDITAFEYQILEYLMRHNHEVVAKQRLLDVIYGDKEGDPNTIEVMVSRLRKKLTRDGIENPIITIRGQGYKFNLPCN from the coding sequence ATGAGAATATTGGTTGTTGAGGACGATCCCCTTCTGTCACACCACCTAAAAGTTCAGTTAAGTGAGCTTGGTAATCAAGTGCAGGTGGCTGCAACGGCCAAAGAGGGTTTTTATCAAGCGACGGATTACCCTATAGATGTTGCGATTATCGATTTGGGTTTACCAGACCAAGATGGTATTTCATTAATTAAGCAGTTGCGCGAAGCCGATTTGAAAGCCCCAGTGTTGATCCTCACCGCACGTGTGAATTGGCAGGATAAAGTCGAAGGCCTAAATGCAGGAGCGGATGATTACTTAGTCAAGCCGTTCCAAAAGGAAGAACTGGTAGCACGTTTAGATGCTTTGGTCCGCCGCAGTGCGGGGTTCGTAAAGCCGTTGATTAACAGTGGTGAATTGTCGCTAGACCTTGCAGCAAAACAAGTCACCATGAGTGGTGAGTTGATGGATATCACCGCATTCGAATATCAGATCCTCGAATACTTAATGCGCCATAACCATGAAGTAGTTGCTAAACAACGCTTGCTTGACGTGATTTATGGTGACAAAGAAGGCGATCCTAACACCATCGAAGTAATGGTCAGCCGCTTGCGTAAAAAGCTCACTCGCGATGGGATTGAAAACCCCATCATTACAATTCGTGGCCAAGGCTATAAATTTAATCTTCCATGCAATTAA
- the nadE gene encoding ammonia-dependent NAD(+) synthetase: protein MKGQILEEMRVLQTIDPEFEVQRRIAFLKTKLLQAKCRALVLGISGGIDSGLAGRLCQLAVESLNQETGSDDYTFVAMRLPYLEQRDEDEAQMSLAFIKPSRIVTVNVHDGVEGIHHQVLSGLENAGILQPDDAKVDFVKGNVKARMRMVAQYEVGAIVGGLVVGTDHSAENVTGFYTKWGDGACDLAPLFGLNKRQVRQLAAYLGAPEVLVNKTPTADLESNRPGLEDEVALGLTYEQIDDFLEGKDVPAEVEARVIAIYNATQHKRQSIPTIYD from the coding sequence GTGAAAGGACAAATTTTAGAAGAGATGAGAGTATTGCAAACGATTGATCCTGAATTTGAAGTTCAGCGTCGCATTGCATTTCTCAAAACAAAGTTGCTACAAGCAAAATGTCGCGCATTAGTGTTAGGGATCAGTGGTGGTATTGATTCAGGTCTTGCTGGCCGATTGTGTCAGCTGGCGGTGGAGTCGCTGAACCAAGAAACGGGTTCTGATGACTACACCTTTGTTGCTATGCGTTTACCATATTTAGAACAACGCGACGAAGATGAAGCGCAAATGTCACTGGCCTTTATCAAGCCATCACGCATTGTCACAGTAAATGTTCACGATGGGGTAGAAGGTATTCATCATCAAGTGCTTTCAGGGCTTGAAAATGCCGGAATTTTGCAGCCGGATGATGCCAAAGTAGACTTTGTTAAAGGTAACGTAAAAGCCCGAATGAGAATGGTTGCGCAATATGAAGTGGGTGCGATTGTCGGTGGCTTAGTGGTCGGTACCGATCATAGTGCCGAAAATGTGACCGGTTTTTATACCAAATGGGGTGATGGTGCGTGTGACTTAGCACCGTTATTTGGTCTGAATAAACGACAAGTACGTCAACTTGCAGCTTATCTCGGTGCGCCAGAGGTGCTGGTTAATAAAACCCCAACGGCCGACCTTGAGTCAAATCGTCCAGGACTTGAAGACGAAGTCGCATTAGGGCTCACCTACGAGCAGATTGATGATTTCTTAGAGGGTAAAGACGTCCCGGCGGAAGTCGAAGCGCGTGTGATTGCAATTTACAACGCAACCCAACATAAACGCCAATCTATTCCAACAATTTACGATTAA
- a CDS encoding DUF6942 family protein yields MIIGNPTAVCCVYLPHSPIIPPDWHWQQTAAMQQLLESNSNHWRKIFVISAKIFTPNLADWRGFLQQQLLQIVCFYADETILNQHASIELFSGKEIVNRLFARSPQIMDNGEKIVNLSNGQWQLPYFDYRQFPNALITEFRQCLAQ; encoded by the coding sequence ATGATTATTGGAAATCCGACAGCTGTTTGTTGTGTTTATCTGCCGCATTCGCCGATAATTCCGCCCGACTGGCATTGGCAACAAACAGCCGCAATGCAGCAGCTACTTGAAAGCAACTCCAATCATTGGCGCAAAATTTTTGTTATCAGTGCTAAGATTTTTACGCCCAACCTTGCTGACTGGCGCGGCTTTTTGCAGCAGCAACTGTTGCAGATAGTGTGTTTTTACGCTGATGAAACTATCCTAAACCAACACGCAAGTATCGAATTGTTCAGCGGCAAGGAGATTGTTAACCGGCTGTTTGCTCGCTCACCACAGATAATGGATAACGGCGAAAAAATCGTAAATTTATCAAATGGGCAATGGCAACTGCCCTACTTTGATTATCGTCAGTTTCCAAATGCACTTATTACCGAGTTTCGACAGTGTTTAGCTCAGTAA
- the minE gene encoding cell division topological specificity factor MinE, which yields MSLLDYFKSSKKSNTAATAKERLQIIVAHQRSQRGDPDYLPLMKQEIIEVIRKYVHVEEEQVTVAMDQNDENLSVLELNITLPDR from the coding sequence ATGTCCTTACTCGACTATTTCAAAAGTTCGAAGAAAAGCAACACAGCTGCGACTGCCAAAGAGCGCTTGCAGATTATTGTTGCGCACCAACGTTCACAACGTGGCGATCCCGATTACTTACCTTTGATGAAACAGGAAATCATTGAAGTGATCCGTAAATATGTTCATGTTGAAGAAGAACAAGTGACTGTGGCAATGGATCAAAATGATGAGAATCTCTCTGTACTTGAGCTAAACATCACTTTACCGGATAGATAA
- the minD gene encoding septum site-determining protein MinD, with product MAQIIVVTSGKGGVGKTTSSAAIATGLALKGHKTVVIDFDIGLRNLDLIMGCERRVVYDFVNVINGEANLNQALIKDKRCDKLFVLPASQTRDKDALTKEGVGKVLEDLSKDFDYILCDSPAGIETGAMMALYFADTAIVTTNPEVSSVRDSDRILGMLQSRSRRAELSLEPVREYLLLTRYSPTRVKTGEMLSVEDVQEILAIPLLGVIPESQSVLKASNSGVPVIVDQQSDAGQAYSDAVARLLGEDVPLRFISEEKKGILKRIFGS from the coding sequence ATGGCGCAAATTATTGTGGTCACGTCAGGTAAAGGCGGTGTTGGTAAAACGACGTCCAGTGCTGCTATTGCCACCGGTCTCGCACTAAAGGGACACAAAACGGTAGTTATCGATTTTGATATTGGCTTACGAAATCTAGACCTTATCATGGGCTGTGAGCGCCGTGTGGTGTATGACTTTGTTAACGTTATCAACGGCGAAGCCAATCTCAATCAAGCGCTGATTAAAGATAAACGCTGTGACAAACTGTTTGTACTGCCAGCTTCCCAAACCCGCGATAAAGACGCCTTGACCAAAGAAGGCGTAGGTAAGGTGTTGGAAGATCTCAGTAAAGATTTCGACTATATTTTGTGTGACTCCCCAGCGGGTATTGAAACTGGGGCAATGATGGCATTGTACTTTGCGGATACAGCCATTGTGACCACTAACCCAGAAGTCAGTTCGGTGCGCGATTCTGACCGTATTTTGGGTATGTTGCAAAGTCGTAGTCGTCGCGCGGAATTGAGCCTTGAACCTGTAAGAGAATATTTGTTGCTGACCCGTTATTCACCGACTCGCGTAAAAACTGGCGAGATGTTGAGTGTTGAAGACGTGCAAGAGATTCTTGCCATTCCTTTGCTTGGCGTAATCCCTGAATCTCAATCCGTACTGAAAGCCTCTAACTCAGGGGTTCCTGTCATCGTTGATCAGCAAAGCGATGCAGGCCAAGCATACTCTGATGCTGTAGCGCGTTTGTTAGGTGAAGATGTACCACTGCGCTTTATCAGCGAAGAGAAGAAAGGTATTCTGAAACGTATATTTGGTAGCTAA
- the minC gene encoding septum site-determining protein MinC: MHKAVLELKGSSFTLSVLHINTDKIERLLQELDNKLAQAPQFFQNAPLVLNLSAVEQQNLDIAALKHALQQRKLFVVGVTGVQGILAATAQELGLPVIKSGKELVTKTAAKASTRTTKIVKQTVRSGQQVYAKDADLIVFGAVSNGAEVIADGSIHIYGALRGKAMAGAQGDHNAIIIASTLSAELVSIAGNYWLSDNIQAHSNGSGGCVRLDGESLIIESLPT; the protein is encoded by the coding sequence ATGCACAAAGCCGTGTTAGAACTGAAAGGTTCTTCTTTCACACTGTCCGTACTTCATATTAATACTGACAAAATCGAACGCCTATTACAGGAGTTGGATAATAAACTTGCTCAGGCACCTCAGTTTTTTCAAAACGCACCCTTGGTATTAAACCTTTCAGCAGTCGAGCAACAGAATCTCGATATTGCCGCACTCAAACATGCGTTGCAGCAACGTAAGTTATTTGTGGTAGGCGTAACCGGTGTTCAAGGCATTCTTGCTGCTACGGCACAAGAGCTCGGGTTACCTGTCATCAAATCAGGTAAAGAGCTGGTCACTAAAACGGCCGCAAAAGCATCCACTCGTACCACCAAAATCGTCAAACAGACGGTGCGCTCAGGGCAGCAGGTTTACGCCAAGGACGCCGATTTAATTGTTTTTGGTGCAGTAAGTAACGGCGCAGAAGTTATCGCCGATGGCAGTATCCATATTTATGGAGCATTACGTGGTAAAGCTATGGCGGGGGCGCAAGGTGATCATAATGCCATCATCATTGCCAGTACGCTCTCAGCCGAACTGGTCTCCATTGCAGGTAACTATTGGTTATCAGACAATATTCAAGCTCATTCTAACGGTTCAGGCGGTTGCGTTCGTCTGGATGGTGAATCATTAATAATCGAATCACTGCCAACATAA
- a CDS encoding YcgL domain-containing protein, with product MICAVYKSRRKAETYLFIKQKGKFDDVPAQLMQVFGQPELVMLLPIEKRQHLGIADINKVKAALNEQGYYLQLPPPAVNLLKEHLQSQASNESAEWLF from the coding sequence ATGATCTGTGCCGTGTATAAAAGTCGACGTAAAGCAGAAACCTATCTGTTTATTAAACAAAAGGGCAAGTTTGATGATGTGCCCGCACAATTAATGCAGGTGTTTGGTCAACCAGAATTGGTGATGTTGCTCCCTATTGAAAAGCGTCAGCATCTGGGAATTGCGGATATCAATAAAGTCAAAGCTGCATTAAATGAGCAAGGTTATTATTTGCAATTGCCACCCCCTGCAGTGAATTTACTGAAAGAACATTTACAGTCTCAGGCATCCAACGAATCAGCTGAATGGCTTTTTTAA
- a CDS encoding lytic murein transglycosylase produces MCRWTQSWICSAALLLLPNIVVAEQNFSAFVSQLADKAKNSGIDAQQVEQVTKQVKLFRRSTLPVAESSPSLDVYIPAQVTEQKALTAQRFFQQYQAKFSKISQQYGVQPRFILAQWAMLGGFSQQDAATYPLASVAASYAFAGDEAFSVEFIAAVRLIINGGYSFDELVASTDGRLGPLKFSASMLLHCAVDGDGDGKIDIWQNPLDIYASAANCLHEGGWDNSQTWGRQVLAPKALYPGRTGLDHQASFIEWQQLGVRRYDSGNLPKRKDMQVSLIMPDGVKGRKYIVYNNYRVLYQQHPDHYLMLAIAHLSERIKSLGID; encoded by the coding sequence ATGTGCAGATGGACTCAATCATGGATATGCAGTGCTGCTTTATTGTTATTGCCTAACATTGTTGTAGCAGAGCAAAATTTTTCAGCGTTCGTTAGCCAATTGGCTGATAAAGCAAAAAACAGCGGCATTGATGCGCAGCAGGTTGAGCAGGTCACAAAGCAAGTAAAGTTATTTAGACGATCTACGCTACCAGTGGCTGAGTCCAGTCCGTCGTTAGATGTGTATATTCCAGCACAAGTGACTGAGCAAAAAGCGCTCACAGCACAGCGTTTTTTTCAGCAATACCAAGCTAAATTCAGCAAAATTTCTCAGCAATACGGGGTTCAGCCACGGTTTATCTTGGCGCAGTGGGCTATGCTAGGCGGGTTTAGTCAGCAAGACGCTGCGACCTATCCGTTAGCTTCGGTTGCCGCCTCCTACGCTTTTGCGGGTGATGAAGCGTTTTCGGTGGAGTTTATTGCTGCGGTGCGCCTCATCATTAATGGTGGCTACTCGTTTGACGAGTTAGTAGCAAGTACTGACGGTAGACTCGGGCCACTAAAATTCAGCGCGAGCATGTTATTGCATTGTGCGGTTGATGGCGATGGTGATGGCAAAATCGATATTTGGCAAAACCCGCTGGATATCTACGCGTCAGCAGCCAATTGTCTGCACGAAGGCGGATGGGACAATTCGCAAACGTGGGGGCGACAAGTATTAGCGCCTAAAGCGTTATACCCTGGGCGAACTGGGCTTGACCATCAAGCTTCATTTATCGAATGGCAACAACTTGGCGTGCGGCGTTACGACTCAGGTAACCTGCCCAAACGTAAAGATATGCAGGTGTCGCTAATTATGCCTGACGGTGTGAAAGGGCGAAAATATATCGTTTACAACAATTACCGAGTGCTTTATCAGCAACATCCCGACCACTATCTGATGTTGGCGATAGCACATCTGTCTGAGCGAATTAAGTCTCTCGGTATCGATTAG